In Macadamia integrifolia cultivar HAES 741 chromosome 1, SCU_Mint_v3, whole genome shotgun sequence, a single window of DNA contains:
- the LOC122085229 gene encoding pentatricopeptide repeat-containing protein At3g16010: MASRYIVPRRSISTSTWLCERIKQTENEIVQMFSMPSPQNPSLHLNTNFKRPRNDPSVRALDERFMRILKIFKWGPDAEKALEVLMLKVDHRLVREVLKINVEISVKIQFFKWAAKRKNFEHDSTTYMALIRCLDEAGLVGEIWKTIQDMVRSNSVVGPAELSEIVRILGKMKMVNKALSIFYQVKARKCKPTASAYNTMILMLMQEGHHEKVHELYNEMCNEGNCFPDTVTYSALVSAFSKLGREDSAIRLYDEMKENGLEPTARIYTTLIGIFFKLGMVEKALALFHEMKGKCCIPTVFTYTELIKGLGKAGRVEEAYGAFLDMRKDGCKPDVVLINNLINILGKAGRLGDAIKLFEDMGSSQCTPNVVTYNTVIKAIFQCKAPASDAASLFEKMKGHGIVPSAFTYSILIDGFCKTNRVEKALMLLEEMDENGFPPCPAAYCSLIDALGKAKRYEAANELFQELKENCGSSSARIYAVMIKHFGKCGRLSEAVDLFNEMKRLGCSPDVYAYNALMSGMVRIGMIDEAHSLLRTMEEQGCFPDLNSHNIILHGLAKTGGPKRAMEMFTKMKHSKIKPDAVSYNTVLGCLSRAGMFEEAAKLMKEMNSNGFEYDIITYSSLLEAVGKIDEEQIHSSL, from the exons ATGGCTTCAAGATATATTGTTCCGAGGCGTTCAATCTCAACTTCGACTTGGCTCTGTGAGAGAATTAAGCAAACAG AAAATGAGATTGTACAGATGTTCTCCATGCCAAGTCCCCAGAATCCCTCCTTGCACCTGAACACAAATTTCAAACGGCCAAGGAATGACCCCTCTGTTCGTGCTTTGGATGAGAGATTCATGAGGATTTTGAAGATATTCAAATGGGGTCCTGACGCTGAGAAGGCCTTGGAAGTACTAATGCTGAAGGTTGATCATCGTTTGGTCCGTGAGGTCCTGAAGATAAATGTCGAGATCAGCGTTAAAATACAGTTCTTTAAGTGGGCCGCCAAGAGGAAGAACTTCGAACATGACTCAACCACGTACATGGCTCTGATTCGTTGCTTGGATGAAGCTGGATTGGTTGGTGAAATCTGGAAGACAATCCAAGACATGGTTCGTAGCAATTCTGTTGTTGGACCTGCTGAGTTATCTGAGATTGTTCGGATTTTAGGCAAGATGAAGATGGTTAATAAGGCCCTCTCCATCTTCTACCAGGTCAAGGCCCGTAAGTGCAAACCGACTGCAAGCGCTTATAATACCATGATCTTGATGCTAATGCAGGAGGGCCATCATGAGAAGGTCCATGAGCTCTACAATGAAATGTGTAATGAGGGCAACTGTTTCCCGGACACTGTGACCTACAGTGCACTTGTATCTGCATTTAGCAAGTTGGGTCGTGAGGACTCTGCTATTAGGCTATATGATGAAATGAAGGAGAATGGATTGGAGCCCACGGCAAGGATTTATACTACTCTGATTGGGATATTTTTCAAGTTGGGAATGGTTGAGAAAGCCTTGGCGTTGTTCCACGAGATGAAAGGGAAGTGTTGTATCCCTACAGTATTTACATACACTGAATTGATCAAGGGGCTTGGGAAAGCTGGGAGAGTTGAAGAGGCTTATGGGGCTTTTCTTGATATGCGAAAAGATGGCTGTAAGCCAGATGTGGTGCTCATAAACAATTTAATTAACATATTAGGCAAAGCCGGTCGGTTGGGCGATGCTATTAAGCTTTTTGAGGACATGGGTTCTTCCCAATGCACACCAAATGTGGTGACATATAACACTGTAATTAAAGCTATTTTTCAATGCAAGGCTCCTGCATCAGATGCGGCTTCCTTGTTTGAGAAGATGAAGGGTCATGGCATTGTTCCCAGTGCTTTTACTTATTCAATTCTTATTGATGGTTTTTGCAAGACAAATAGAGTTGAGAAAGCTTTAATGCTGCTTGAGGAGATGGATGAGAATGGTTTCCCTCCTTGCCCTGCTGCCTACTGCAGTCTGATCGATGCTCTCGGAAAAGCAAAACGGTATGAAGCTGCAAATGAGTTATTTCAGGAACTAAAAGAGAACTGTGGATCATCAAGTGCTCGAATATATGCTGTGATGATCAAACACTTTGGGAAATGTGGACGTCTTAGTGAGGCTGTAGATCTTTTCAATGAAATGAAGAGGCTTGGGTGCAGTCCAGATGTTTATGCTTACAATGCCCTCATGTCAGGGATGGTGAGGATTGGCATGATTGATGAGGCTCATTCCTTGCTTCGAACAATGGAAGAGCAGGGTTGCTTTCCAGATTTAAACTCACACAACATTATTTTGCATGGTTTGGCAAAGACAGGTGGCCCTAAACGGGCAATGGAGATGTTTACAAAGATGAAGCATTCAAAAATTAAGCCAGATGCTGTCTCATACAACACAGTTCTTGGCTGCCTGAGCCGTGCTGGTATGTTCGAGGAAGCAGCAAAGTTAATGAAAGAGATGAATTCAAATGGATTTGAGTATGATATCATTACCTATTCATCCCTTCTCGAGGCTGTTGGTAAAATTGATGAAGAACAGATACATTCATCTCTGTAA